Proteins from a single region of Paraglaciecola sp. T6c:
- the prmA gene encoding 50S ribosomal protein L11 methyltransferase, whose product MPWIQLIIDTKAKYAEQVGDMLSANGAQAVTFVDAKDTPMYEPKPGEVMLWPETQVMGLYEADYDMDGVVARMSKSKVLGADFPHKLDQLEDKDWEREWMDNFHPMRFGQRLWICPSWRDVPDPSAVNVMLDPGLAFGTGTHPTTALCLRWLDALELSDKLVVDFGCGSGILGIAAIKLGAKRVVGIDIDPQALLSSQTNADRNHIGDKIELYLPEHQPELKADVVLANILAGPLRDLREVITAYCKSGGKLVLSGILAEQAQGINDLYSQDFHMEPIEIDGEWARVSGKRK is encoded by the coding sequence ATGCCTTGGATCCAACTCATCATCGACACCAAAGCCAAATATGCCGAACAAGTAGGCGATATGTTAAGTGCCAATGGTGCACAAGCAGTCACCTTTGTTGACGCCAAAGACACCCCTATGTACGAGCCCAAGCCAGGAGAGGTGATGTTATGGCCTGAAACGCAAGTCATGGGCTTATACGAAGCGGATTATGATATGGACGGCGTCGTGGCAAGAATGAGTAAATCAAAGGTGCTAGGGGCAGATTTCCCTCACAAGCTTGACCAACTAGAAGACAAAGATTGGGAGCGAGAATGGATGGACAACTTTCACCCTATGCGTTTTGGTCAGCGCCTGTGGATTTGCCCAAGTTGGCGCGACGTGCCTGACCCAAGCGCGGTGAATGTTATGCTCGACCCAGGACTCGCATTCGGCACGGGTACGCACCCAACAACCGCCTTGTGTTTACGTTGGTTAGATGCGCTAGAGTTAAGCGATAAGTTAGTGGTCGATTTTGGCTGTGGCTCCGGAATACTGGGGATAGCGGCAATTAAGTTAGGCGCGAAGCGGGTGGTAGGCATCGATATTGACCCTCAAGCCCTACTGTCGAGCCAAACCAATGCCGATCGTAATCACATAGGCGACAAAATAGAGCTGTATTTGCCCGAGCATCAACCTGAATTAAAGGCTGATGTCGTGCTGGCGAATATACTCGCAGGACCACTTCGGGATTTACGTGAAGTGATCACTGCGTATTGTAAATCTGGTGGCAAATTGGTTCTATCTGGCATCTTGGCCGAACAGGCTCAAGGGATCAACGATTTATACAGTCAAGACTTTCACATGGAGCCGATTGAAATTGACGGTGAATGGGCCAGGGTATCAGGTAAGCGCAAATAG
- a CDS encoding winged helix-turn-helix transcriptional regulator yields the protein MKWSQINEQSCSIARSAAIFGDRWTLLILRDIFWKVTKFSELQKSLGITKHRLSDRLNRLVDSGVLYKDLYDENRQHFEYKLTEKGLDLYPIMLAIVHWGDKWEGDLDGPPVHYFHTTCGEAGTAHVACSICGEAMNVNNTSGALGAGILNKVERGEETGIKLDIYAGNS from the coding sequence ATGAAATGGAGCCAAATAAACGAGCAATCTTGCTCTATCGCGCGTTCAGCTGCGATATTCGGCGATCGCTGGACACTGCTTATCCTCAGAGATATCTTTTGGAAAGTCACTAAGTTTTCCGAATTGCAGAAATCATTAGGGATAACCAAGCATCGCCTATCTGACCGCCTCAATCGTTTAGTCGATTCAGGGGTACTGTATAAAGACTTATATGATGAAAACAGACAACACTTTGAATATAAGCTTACCGAGAAGGGCCTTGACCTCTACCCTATCATGCTGGCGATTGTCCACTGGGGAGACAAGTGGGAGGGAGATCTGGATGGCCCTCCTGTTCATTATTTTCATACGACTTGTGGCGAAGCTGGCACAGCACATGTAGCTTGCTCGATATGTGGGGAGGCCATGAATGTGAATAATACCTCAGGAGCGTTAGGGGCAGGCATTTTAAACAAAGTGGAAAGAGGGGAAGAAACCGGCATTAAACTTGATATTTACGCCGGTAATTCGTGA
- a CDS encoding nucleoside hydrolase, with the protein MFQGFSCLSNASLLFVFSIFCSTASAEKVIYDTDMGIDDWSAMLVVANHPEIELLGVTSNGVGEGHCADNMVNIPGLLALSNSPDVPFACGDDFPMDGYYAFPAPWRQQADTLSGVPVPKTNRKPTELDAVDLIHQLLSQQNEQVVLLSAGSLTNIAQWLQKYPQDIPKVSRLVMMGGGFDAPGNIIVPGFTGDHPNKKAEWNIYVDAVAADIVFASDLAVEVVGLDLTNQVMVTPEYAKRFKSQVKTQAAEFWDKVLDDNDWFIESDEYYFWDVLAALVVVEPELCQGEMQSVWVEYTKVAAGDKWVDTSMPDVTEAGLPRSHYDPATFGITRIGGDNPKVKICRHTQPQRAFDALIEILNIEKQSGNKAI; encoded by the coding sequence ATGTTCCAAGGTTTTTCCTGCTTATCTAATGCGTCACTGCTCTTCGTATTTTCTATTTTTTGTTCCACTGCATCTGCTGAAAAAGTCATTTATGATACCGACATGGGGATCGACGATTGGTCGGCCATGCTGGTGGTAGCGAATCACCCAGAGATTGAATTGCTCGGAGTGACATCAAATGGCGTAGGGGAAGGTCACTGCGCTGATAATATGGTGAATATTCCGGGCTTGTTGGCGCTGTCAAATTCGCCAGATGTGCCCTTTGCGTGTGGTGATGATTTCCCGATGGATGGTTACTATGCCTTTCCGGCCCCGTGGCGGCAACAAGCGGATACCTTGTCAGGGGTGCCTGTGCCCAAAACCAACCGTAAGCCAACAGAGCTTGATGCTGTTGATTTGATTCATCAGCTGCTTAGCCAGCAAAATGAGCAAGTAGTATTACTCAGTGCTGGTAGCTTAACGAATATCGCCCAGTGGCTGCAGAAATACCCGCAAGATATACCCAAAGTTTCGCGCTTAGTGATGATGGGGGGCGGTTTCGATGCCCCAGGCAATATTATTGTGCCTGGCTTTACGGGGGATCACCCCAACAAAAAAGCTGAGTGGAACATATATGTAGATGCGGTGGCAGCTGATATCGTATTTGCATCTGATTTAGCGGTAGAAGTAGTCGGGCTCGATTTAACCAATCAGGTCATGGTGACCCCAGAATACGCCAAGCGTTTTAAGTCACAGGTTAAAACCCAAGCAGCAGAGTTTTGGGATAAAGTATTAGACGACAACGACTGGTTTATCGAATCGGATGAGTATTACTTTTGGGACGTGCTAGCCGCACTCGTGGTGGTTGAACCTGAGCTATGCCAAGGCGAAATGCAGTCGGTATGGGTTGAATATACCAAGGTGGCCGCTGGGGATAAATGGGTAGATACCAGCATGCCAGACGTCACTGAAGCCGGTCTACCTCGCTCTCATTACGACCCCGCTACATTTGGTATTACCCGCATTGGCGGTGACAATCCAAAAGTGAAAATATGCCGCCACACCCAGCCACAAAGAGCGTTCGATGCGTTGATTGAAATACTTAATATTGAAAAGCAATCAGGCAACAAGGCCATCTGA
- a CDS encoding sodium:calcium antiporter — protein sequence MGLSALFCGLVIIGFGTSMPELFVSVNAALNNQPDIAIGNVIGRNIANVLLILGLCAMIMPLTVATISLRRDALVVVAASVLCIALSSEGVTSFVEGLFLLGALAAYLTWTYLSKKGQSAPAAELHAAGGQEIENVPQSMFWSVVQSVVGLGLLIAGSQILHKGAVALRTV from the coding sequence GTGGGGTTGTCAGCTCTTTTTTGTGGCCTAGTGATTATTGGCTTTGGTACGTCCATGCCGGAACTATTCGTCTCGGTAAACGCTGCTTTAAACAACCAGCCAGATATCGCCATTGGCAATGTTATCGGCCGCAACATTGCCAATGTACTGCTTATCTTGGGGCTGTGCGCGATGATCATGCCACTTACAGTTGCCACTATATCCTTGCGCCGCGATGCGCTCGTGGTAGTTGCCGCTAGTGTGCTATGCATAGCACTAAGTAGCGAAGGTGTGACCAGTTTTGTGGAAGGGCTATTCTTACTGGGTGCATTGGCTGCCTATTTAACCTGGACGTATCTTAGTAAGAAGGGCCAATCCGCGCCTGCCGCTGAACTTCACGCTGCCGGGGGCCAAGAAATAGAAAATGTGCCGCAAAGTATGTTTTGGTCTGTAGTACAATCGGTGGTTGGATTAGGATTATTAATAGCTGGCTCGCAGATTTTGCACAAAGGTGCTGTGGCATTGCGCACGGTTTAG
- a CDS encoding MarR family winged helix-turn-helix transcriptional regulator, with translation MSFENLQLKNQLCHRLYMASNNIARAYREPLLALNLTYPQYVVMMALWEKDGITIAQLIEQTAIDGGAMTQILKKMADKELLNIIKDEQDKRKRVIKLSDSGQALKLKATDVPDKVLCQFAAITPAQSKQLMDLLDLVVAV, from the coding sequence ATGTCGTTTGAAAACTTACAGTTAAAAAATCAGCTATGTCATCGCTTGTACATGGCTTCCAATAATATCGCCCGTGCCTATCGCGAGCCTTTACTTGCACTGAATCTGACCTACCCGCAATATGTGGTGATGATGGCGTTATGGGAAAAGGACGGGATCACCATCGCCCAACTCATCGAGCAAACCGCTATCGATGGTGGCGCGATGACGCAAATTTTGAAAAAGATGGCAGACAAAGAGCTGCTTAACATCATTAAAGACGAGCAAGACAAACGAAAACGGGTAATAAAGCTCAGTGACTCAGGCCAAGCGTTAAAGCTTAAAGCCACTGACGTCCCCGACAAAGTATTGTGTCAATTTGCAGCGATTACCCCAGCACAAAGTAAACAGCTAATGGATTTGCTTGATTTGGTTGTGGCCGTTTAA
- a CDS encoding organic hydroperoxide resistance protein, with amino-acid sequence MNVLQNVAYTAKATATGGRAGSAKSDDGRLDVTLSTPKGLGGDDGQGTNPEQLFAAGYAACFIGALKAVAGQAKIALPSDVYINSEVSIGGIENGFGIAAKLAVSLGDMDKRQAQALVEKAHHVCPYSNATRGNIEVEISVI; translated from the coding sequence ATGAACGTATTACAAAATGTCGCATACACTGCAAAAGCCACTGCAACAGGGGGCCGTGCTGGTTCAGCAAAATCTGATGATGGTCGTTTAGATGTCACGCTATCGACGCCTAAAGGGTTAGGGGGTGATGACGGGCAGGGCACAAATCCTGAGCAATTATTTGCAGCGGGTTATGCCGCGTGTTTTATCGGCGCGTTAAAAGCGGTGGCCGGCCAAGCCAAAATCGCCTTGCCTAGTGATGTGTACATTAATTCAGAGGTATCTATTGGTGGTATCGAAAATGGTTTTGGTATTGCCGCAAAATTGGCGGTATCACTAGGGGACATGGACAAAAGGCAAGCCCAAGCTTTGGTGGAGAAAGCACATCATGTGTGCCCTTATTCAAATGCTACCCGTGGCAATATCGAAGTGGAAATTTCAGTTATTTAG
- a CDS encoding AAA family ATPase, producing the protein MIIKHQEKIASPEVIQRQFEALGYICSPSVATAIYLACHLQKPILIEGPPGVGKTELAKITAAYLNAPLIRMQCYEGLDESKALYEWKYGKQLLYTQVLKEQLGDVLRGARGLDESIARLHDFGDIFYSQDFLEPRPLLQALQSEEGAVLLVDEIDKADQEFEAFLLELLSDYQVSIPEIGTVKACSTPIVMLTSNNTRELGDALKRRCLHLYIPFPDTELESRILAAQVDNLDAQLREQIVALMAKLRDMPLKKSPAVSETIDWARALLLLNVEELDPHWVKETLNLLLKFQDDIELVEPEITNLLKGLA; encoded by the coding sequence GTGATCATTAAACACCAAGAAAAAATAGCTTCCCCAGAGGTAATTCAACGTCAGTTCGAGGCCTTAGGCTACATTTGCAGCCCCTCTGTGGCGACGGCCATTTACTTAGCGTGTCACTTACAAAAGCCTATCTTGATTGAAGGACCGCCTGGTGTGGGTAAAACCGAGCTCGCTAAAATCACCGCTGCGTATCTCAATGCACCACTTATTCGCATGCAGTGCTATGAAGGGCTGGATGAGTCAAAAGCCTTATACGAGTGGAAGTACGGCAAGCAATTGCTCTACACCCAAGTGCTAAAAGAACAGTTGGGGGATGTGCTTAGGGGCGCGCGGGGATTGGATGAGTCCATCGCTCGATTACATGATTTTGGTGATATTTTTTATTCACAGGATTTTTTAGAGCCCAGGCCCTTGTTACAAGCTTTGCAAAGCGAAGAAGGCGCTGTGTTGCTGGTGGATGAAATTGACAAGGCAGATCAGGAGTTTGAGGCCTTCTTACTTGAGTTACTGTCGGATTATCAAGTGTCTATACCCGAAATTGGCACGGTAAAAGCCTGTTCAACGCCCATCGTGATGTTGACTAGCAACAATACGCGTGAGCTTGGGGATGCGTTGAAACGCCGCTGCTTACACCTGTATATTCCTTTCCCCGACACTGAGCTGGAAAGTCGTATTTTGGCTGCTCAAGTGGATAATTTAGACGCCCAGTTACGAGAGCAAATTGTGGCGCTGATGGCCAAGCTACGCGACATGCCTTTGAAGAAATCCCCCGCGGTTAGCGAAACGATCGATTGGGCAAGGGCGCTACTGCTTTTAAACGTAGAAGAGCTTGACCCGCACTGGGTTAAAGAAACGCTTAACCTACTGTTAAAATTTCAGGATGACATCGAGTTAGTCGAGCCAGAGATCACCAATTTGCTTAAAGGTTTGGCTTAA
- a CDS encoding vWA domain-containing protein, producing MRFIADFIGALREAGLPISPAESLDAIKAIGLLGLGSRATAKSVLALTLVKRQQDQATYHELFELYFANIENEKDGDDGTLESPAATDKQQKQNRENAEAKGGSVATASSALGQFLAQQQDMALAIAQAAKAEDLSSIVFFTQKNHFAYKIMQRLGGDELSAELRATPDSPEQKRLQDQLTQARARLLEQVKDYVEQQYLIFARHKGAKFREDHLQQAKLSQLEHTDYALMQRLVQKAARKLATQHSRRRLTRKRGQLDVRKTIAANAAFDGALFHTRWKATRVERPKIMVICDVSGSVSRVARFLLLFLYSLQDVIPKVRSFVFASDMIEVTTLLQQEDIESALEKIMQRWGGLSTDYGKALAGFQDQALTSIDKKTTVILLGDARNNDGDGRTDIWQKVYRQSKRVLWLNPEQHNSWDTGDSIMSEYSPWCSSVEPCRNLKDIEGIFGRILKYS from the coding sequence GTGCGTTTTATCGCTGATTTTATTGGTGCACTGCGTGAAGCGGGTTTGCCTATATCCCCGGCCGAATCGTTAGATGCGATAAAGGCGATTGGGCTGTTGGGGCTTGGGTCGCGAGCAACAGCCAAATCCGTATTGGCGCTCACGCTAGTGAAGCGCCAGCAAGACCAAGCCACGTACCACGAATTGTTTGAGTTGTATTTTGCTAATATCGAAAATGAGAAAGACGGCGACGACGGTACGCTTGAATCGCCAGCAGCGACAGACAAGCAGCAAAAACAAAATCGAGAAAACGCTGAGGCAAAAGGCGGGTCGGTAGCCACTGCTAGCTCTGCATTAGGACAGTTTCTCGCACAACAACAAGATATGGCGTTAGCCATTGCACAAGCGGCGAAAGCCGAAGATCTATCTTCTATTGTTTTCTTTACTCAAAAGAATCACTTCGCTTACAAAATAATGCAACGCCTTGGGGGGGATGAATTAAGCGCTGAACTTCGCGCTACGCCAGATAGCCCAGAACAAAAAAGACTGCAAGATCAACTAACACAGGCCCGTGCACGTTTGCTTGAGCAAGTGAAAGACTATGTAGAGCAGCAATACCTTATTTTCGCTCGGCACAAGGGGGCGAAGTTTCGTGAAGATCACCTACAGCAAGCAAAATTAAGCCAACTTGAGCATACCGATTACGCACTAATGCAGCGCTTAGTGCAAAAGGCGGCGCGCAAACTAGCCACCCAGCACAGCCGTAGGCGCCTAACACGTAAGCGCGGGCAATTGGATGTTCGTAAAACCATTGCGGCAAATGCAGCGTTTGATGGTGCCTTGTTTCACACTCGCTGGAAGGCAACGCGCGTAGAGCGACCTAAAATCATGGTGATTTGTGACGTCAGTGGTTCAGTGAGTCGCGTGGCGCGTTTCTTGTTATTGTTTTTGTATTCACTGCAAGACGTTATCCCCAAAGTACGCTCGTTCGTGTTTGCCTCAGATATGATTGAAGTCACCACGCTATTACAACAAGAAGACATAGAATCTGCACTGGAAAAAATTATGCAACGTTGGGGCGGCCTGTCGACCGATTATGGCAAGGCGCTGGCAGGCTTTCAGGATCAAGCCCTAACCAGTATCGATAAAAAAACCACGGTTATTTTGCTCGGAGATGCACGCAATAACGACGGGGATGGGCGCACCGACATTTGGCAAAAAGTGTATCGCCAAAGTAAACGGGTGCTGTGGCTAAACCCAGAGCAACACAACAGCTGGGACACGGGCGATTCAATCATGTCTGAGTATTCGCCTTGGTGTAGTAGCGTTGAGCCATGCCGTAACCTGAAAGACATTGAAGGTATATTTGGCCGAATTTTAAAGTATTCGTAA
- a CDS encoding GlxA family transcriptional regulator, producing MADAKWRVALLIFNGAWASTVYGSMELFHSVNLRRPKDQQFHCDLVSADSQPVQLYGGQSIQGDAVIGDEPYNLIMLAHYWGDFQHLTEQYPSIPPWLAKQHAKGARIAGVNSGIFWAAEAGLLDGGRATTYWRHLREFELRYPKVQWQANQASVEHARIYSSNGQNASMDLSLHLVEKFCGASIAAGLARDISFDSRRTYDLNLINIAGFRQHRDVGIHRAQDWLDEHFTQSVELQALANQIGMSRRTFIRRFQKATGELPSRYLQRLRIEAAKHRLGNTQDSIKTIGMGVGYRDISSFSKVFKSLTDVTPREYRQRLRPTDTKTQA from the coding sequence GTGGCAGATGCGAAATGGCGGGTAGCCTTACTGATTTTTAACGGCGCTTGGGCGTCCACTGTGTATGGCTCAATGGAGCTATTTCACAGCGTTAATTTGCGCCGCCCCAAAGATCAGCAGTTTCACTGCGATTTGGTAAGTGCTGATAGCCAGCCAGTGCAACTGTATGGCGGGCAGTCAATTCAAGGTGATGCCGTTATTGGTGATGAGCCATATAACCTGATCATGCTGGCCCATTACTGGGGGGATTTTCAGCATCTTACCGAGCAATACCCAAGCATTCCCCCGTGGCTGGCTAAACAGCATGCAAAGGGAGCACGCATAGCAGGGGTTAACAGCGGTATTTTTTGGGCGGCAGAAGCGGGGCTGTTAGATGGCGGACGTGCCACTACCTATTGGCGACATTTGCGCGAGTTCGAACTGCGATACCCAAAGGTGCAGTGGCAGGCTAACCAAGCCAGTGTTGAGCATGCCAGAATTTATAGCTCAAACGGGCAGAATGCGTCGATGGATTTAAGCTTACACTTGGTTGAGAAGTTTTGCGGCGCATCCATTGCTGCTGGCTTGGCCCGAGACATCAGCTTTGATAGTCGTCGTACTTATGATTTAAATTTGATCAATATCGCGGGGTTTCGTCAGCATCGAGACGTGGGTATTCACCGGGCACAAGACTGGCTAGACGAGCATTTTACCCAAAGCGTTGAGCTACAAGCGTTGGCTAATCAAATTGGCATGAGCAGACGCACCTTTATTCGCCGATTTCAAAAAGCAACCGGTGAGCTACCCTCTCGCTATTTACAACGACTGCGAATAGAAGCCGCTAAGCACCGCTTAGGCAATACCCAAGACAGCATTAAAACCATTGGAATGGGTGTGGGTTATCGGGATATCAGCTCATTTTCGAAGGTGTTTAAGTCTTTGACAGATGTTACCCCGAGGGAATATCGCCAGCGTTTGCGCCCAACGGACACTAAAACGCAGGCTTAG
- a CDS encoding acyl-CoA dehydrogenase family protein: protein MDITFSAEELAFRDQVREFLAENWTEDLARRIRGEDEEFKAAQIEWQNKLNDKGWLAPGWPVEHGGVAWSVTENFIFETERSLAGAPDVVPFGLKMVAPVIYGFGNDEQKKRFLPRILKSQDWWCQGYSEPGAGSDLAALKTKAELDGDDYIVNGAKVWTTYAQYADWIFCLVRTDSSGKRQDGISFLLIDMKSPGITVNKISSIDDHHSLNEVVFDNVRVPVANRIGEQDKGWTYAKALLAHERTSIAAVADSKRRLRDLRKLLSEEISGGRPLIEDVQFQNRLSNTEIELMALEYTELRVLASTADGKGPGVESSLLKIKGTEIQQAIQQMYMDLAGYYSGVLHGDETAESIGHAFGHDARKAYMYGRAATIYGGSNEVQKNITAKYVLGL from the coding sequence GTGGATATTACCTTTTCGGCTGAGGAATTAGCCTTTCGTGACCAAGTGCGCGAATTTTTAGCAGAGAATTGGACCGAAGATTTAGCACGCAGGATCCGTGGTGAAGATGAAGAGTTCAAAGCGGCGCAAATCGAGTGGCAGAACAAACTAAATGACAAAGGCTGGTTAGCCCCAGGCTGGCCAGTAGAGCATGGCGGTGTTGCTTGGTCAGTGACTGAAAACTTCATTTTTGAGACCGAGCGTTCACTTGCAGGCGCCCCTGATGTGGTGCCTTTTGGCCTAAAAATGGTTGCACCGGTTATTTATGGCTTCGGTAACGACGAACAGAAAAAACGCTTTTTACCACGCATTCTTAAAAGCCAAGATTGGTGGTGTCAAGGTTACTCAGAGCCAGGTGCAGGTTCTGATTTAGCCGCACTAAAAACAAAAGCAGAATTAGACGGTGATGATTACATTGTTAACGGCGCTAAGGTGTGGACTACCTACGCCCAATACGCCGACTGGATTTTCTGTCTCGTGCGCACCGACTCATCAGGTAAGCGTCAAGACGGTATCAGTTTCTTACTGATTGATATGAAGAGCCCAGGCATTACCGTGAATAAAATCTCCTCCATTGACGATCATCACAGCTTGAATGAAGTGGTGTTCGACAACGTGCGCGTTCCCGTGGCTAATCGCATCGGCGAGCAAGATAAAGGTTGGACCTACGCCAAAGCCTTGTTAGCACACGAGCGTACTTCGATTGCTGCTGTGGCTGACTCAAAGCGCCGTTTGCGTGACTTGCGCAAGTTACTCAGTGAAGAAATCAGCGGCGGGCGCCCACTGATCGAAGACGTGCAATTCCAAAATCGCTTGTCGAACACAGAAATAGAGTTGATGGCATTGGAATACACCGAGCTTCGCGTTCTGGCGTCAACAGCAGATGGCAAAGGGCCGGGCGTGGAATCTTCGTTGCTAAAAATTAAAGGTACCGAAATTCAACAAGCTATCCAACAGATGTACATGGACTTAGCGGGTTATTACAGCGGTGTGCTACACGGCGATGAAACCGCTGAAAGTATTGGTCACGCCTTTGGTCACGACGCAAGAAAAGCATATATGTACGGACGAGCCGCCACTATCTACGGTGGTTCAAACGAAGTGCAGAAAAACATTACCGCTAAATACGTACTGGGTCTTTAA
- a CDS encoding acyl-CoA dehydrogenase family protein, with protein MNFNLSEEQNMLKDSVARFVQDEYDFEARRSNAANALGFNPDNWQTFAELGWLSIPFEEAYGGFGGGPTDVMAVMEEMGKGLVVEPFVATVLMFGGLLSKSGNAALKDANIEKIIDGSLQGAFAYVERQSRFELADVKTQAKRDGDDFVLSGEKTVVFNGAAANKMIVSARTSGDQCDEAGITLFLIDADAPGVQRTAYRLMDGQLVANIKLTDVRVAANHVVGEVDDGYQLIDAVVSDVTIALCAEAMGIMQKLNTTTIEYTKTRQQFGVAISSFQALQHRMVDMFMAGEQAKSILYRAVCAAESGAEDLAKNIAALKVMIGRNGKLIGDEAIQLHGGMGLTDELDVGHYVKRLMMINTTFGDADYQQQKFNRLAYTD; from the coding sequence ATGAATTTTAATTTATCTGAAGAACAAAACATGCTCAAAGACAGCGTTGCGCGCTTTGTGCAAGACGAATACGACTTTGAAGCACGCCGCAGCAATGCCGCCAATGCATTAGGGTTTAATCCTGACAATTGGCAAACTTTCGCAGAGTTGGGTTGGTTGTCTATTCCATTTGAAGAAGCTTACGGTGGTTTTGGTGGTGGTCCCACTGACGTCATGGCCGTTATGGAAGAAATGGGCAAAGGCCTAGTGGTTGAACCGTTTGTGGCAACCGTGCTGATGTTCGGTGGTTTATTGAGTAAAAGCGGCAACGCAGCACTGAAAGATGCGAATATTGAAAAGATCATTGATGGCTCACTGCAAGGCGCATTTGCTTATGTTGAGCGTCAAAGCCGTTTTGAACTAGCGGACGTGAAAACCCAAGCAAAGCGTGACGGTGATGACTTTGTACTTAGCGGTGAAAAAACCGTTGTGTTCAATGGTGCAGCCGCCAACAAGATGATTGTGTCAGCCAGAACCTCAGGCGATCAGTGCGATGAAGCAGGTATCACTCTGTTTTTGATTGATGCAGATGCACCGGGTGTACAACGTACGGCTTACCGCTTAATGGACGGTCAGTTAGTCGCTAACATTAAACTCACCGATGTACGCGTAGCGGCAAACCACGTCGTTGGTGAAGTCGACGATGGTTACCAGCTGATAGATGCTGTGGTTAGCGACGTGACGATTGCCCTGTGTGCAGAAGCTATGGGTATTATGCAAAAGCTCAATACCACCACCATTGAATACACTAAAACGCGTCAACAATTCGGTGTGGCGATCAGTAGCTTTCAAGCGTTGCAACATCGCATGGTGGATATGTTTATGGCGGGCGAACAAGCCAAGTCCATTTTATACCGTGCAGTGTGTGCTGCAGAAAGCGGAGCCGAAGATTTAGCTAAAAATATCGCTGCACTGAAAGTGATGATTGGGCGCAACGGTAAATTGATTGGTGATGAAGCCATTCAATTGCATGGCGGTATGGGGTTAACGGATGAGTTAGATGTAGGCCATTACGTTAAGCGCCTGATGATGATTAACACCACCTTCGGTGATGCAGATTATCAGCAACAGAAGTTTAACCGTTTAGCTTATACAGACTAA